From one Streptomyces sp. ICC1 genomic stretch:
- a CDS encoding Fur family transcriptional regulator — protein sequence MSDLLERLRGRGWRMTSQRRVVAEVLDGDHVHLTADEVHARAVERLPEISRATVYNALGELVSLGEVLEVTSDGRAKRYDPNAHHPHQHLVCSGCGLIRDVHPSGDPLADLPDAQRFGFTVSGVEVTYRGLCGSCA from the coding sequence ATGAGTGACCTGTTGGAACGGCTGCGAGGACGCGGCTGGCGGATGACGTCGCAGCGGCGTGTGGTCGCGGAGGTGCTCGACGGCGACCACGTACACCTCACCGCCGACGAGGTGCACGCCCGGGCGGTGGAGCGGCTGCCGGAGATCTCCCGGGCCACGGTCTACAACGCCCTGGGCGAGCTGGTCTCCCTCGGCGAGGTCCTGGAGGTCACCTCCGACGGCCGGGCGAAGCGCTACGACCCGAACGCCCACCATCCGCACCAGCACCTGGTCTGCTCCGGCTGCGGCCTGATCCGCGACGTCCACCCGAGCGGCGACCCGCTGGCAGACCTCCCGGACGCGCAGCGGTTCGGCTTCACGGTGTCCGGGGTCGAGGTCACGTACCGCGGGCTGTGCGGCTCCTGCGCGTGA
- a CDS encoding lysophospholipid acyltransferase family protein, giving the protein MISRIATTLAQVFGRMTVTADAAGPIAGGTVLVANHTSLADPVVVVAALRRLGVEPVVMAAAGLWRVPVLGGALAREGHIPVRRGTSRAAEALDAAAGALAAGRCVLIYGEGAIPVRRDSGEAAPLPFRSGLARLARTPGAPVRPVGQAGARRISSGTTAKQIAGVLTAPARRPRVHVHVGAPLILPEHLAEATAVAHGAVTAAWWTAVTGLRGSRTDRA; this is encoded by the coding sequence GTGATCAGCCGCATCGCCACCACCCTGGCCCAAGTGTTCGGGCGCATGACCGTCACGGCGGACGCCGCCGGGCCGATCGCGGGCGGGACCGTCCTCGTCGCCAACCACACCAGCCTGGCGGACCCGGTCGTCGTGGTCGCCGCGCTGCGCCGGCTCGGAGTCGAGCCGGTGGTCATGGCCGCGGCCGGGCTCTGGCGGGTCCCGGTGCTCGGGGGCGCGCTCGCCCGCGAAGGGCACATTCCGGTCCGCCGGGGCACGTCCCGCGCGGCCGAGGCCCTCGACGCAGCCGCCGGGGCGCTGGCCGCGGGGCGGTGCGTACTGATCTACGGGGAAGGCGCGATCCCCGTGCGCAGGGACTCGGGGGAGGCCGCGCCCCTGCCCTTCCGCAGCGGTCTGGCCCGGCTGGCCCGGACCCCGGGCGCGCCCGTCAGGCCGGTCGGCCAGGCGGGCGCCCGCCGCATCAGCTCGGGCACGACGGCCAAGCAGATCGCCGGAGTCCTCACGGCCCCGGCCCGCCGCCCGCGCGTACACGTCCACGTCGGCGCGCCCCTGATCCTGCCCGAGCACCTCGCGGAGGCGACGGCCGTGGCCCACGGAGCGGTCACCGCGGCCTGGTGGACGGCGGTGACCGGTCTCAGGGGGTCCCGCACGGATCGGGCCTGA
- a CDS encoding serine hydrolase domain-containing protein has translation MGTSNSGFSEAGLRKLHDVLARHVESKRIPGLVALVGRGGRTHVEALGTMRHDGGAPMRRDTIFRMASTSKPVTMAAAMVLLDECRLRLDDPVDPWLPELAGRRVLKRPDGPLDDTVPARRPITVRDLLTSTFGLGLDFELMDSPIRAATFERLDYSVASGPAPEPDEWMRRLGELPLSYQPGERWQYDLANEVAGVLVARVAGEPLETFLRERVLDPLGMEDTAFHVPVGKIDRLPPLYGPDPQTGEFLVWDEAEGGRTSRPPAFQGAGGGLVSTVDDYHAYFRMLLNHGLHGSERILSRAAVELMTTNRLTPGQQAARDTMYGNIAHMTAGQGLHGGWGFGTAVRTHRGGYAPVGQFGWDGGTGTTAYADPENRLTGVLLTQVGMSTPDSPRLIHDFWNTLYQAIDD, from the coding sequence ATGGGAACGAGCAACAGCGGCTTCTCCGAAGCCGGGCTGCGCAAGCTGCACGACGTACTGGCACGGCACGTCGAGTCCAAGAGGATTCCCGGGCTCGTCGCCCTGGTCGGCCGCGGTGGCCGGACGCACGTCGAAGCGCTCGGGACGATGCGCCACGACGGTGGCGCGCCGATGCGCCGGGACACGATCTTCCGGATGGCGTCCACGTCCAAGCCGGTCACGATGGCGGCGGCGATGGTCCTGCTCGACGAGTGCCGACTGCGGCTGGACGACCCGGTGGACCCGTGGCTGCCCGAACTCGCCGGCCGCCGCGTGCTGAAGCGGCCCGACGGCCCGCTGGACGACACCGTGCCGGCCCGGCGGCCGATCACCGTACGGGACCTGCTGACCTCCACGTTCGGGCTCGGCCTGGATTTCGAGCTGATGGACTCCCCGATCAGGGCCGCGACCTTCGAGCGCCTCGACTACAGCGTGGCGTCCGGGCCGGCGCCCGAGCCGGACGAGTGGATGCGCCGCCTCGGCGAACTGCCGCTCTCCTACCAGCCCGGTGAGCGCTGGCAGTACGACCTCGCCAACGAGGTGGCCGGCGTACTGGTCGCCAGGGTCGCGGGCGAGCCGCTGGAGACGTTCCTGCGCGAACGCGTCCTCGATCCGCTGGGGATGGAGGACACCGCCTTCCACGTGCCCGTCGGCAAGATCGACCGGCTGCCGCCCCTCTACGGGCCCGATCCGCAGACCGGGGAGTTCCTCGTGTGGGACGAGGCGGAAGGCGGAAGGACGAGCCGGCCTCCGGCCTTCCAGGGCGCCGGCGGCGGACTGGTCTCCACCGTCGACGACTACCACGCCTACTTCAGGATGCTGCTGAACCACGGCCTGCACGGCAGCGAACGGATCCTGTCCCGGGCCGCCGTCGAGCTGATGACCACCAACCGCCTCACGCCCGGACAGCAGGCCGCCCGGGACACGATGTACGGGAACATCGCCCACATGACGGCCGGCCAGGGACTGCACGGGGGCTGGGGATTCGGGACGGCGGTACGCACGCATCGCGGCGGCTACGCGCCCGTCGGCCAGTTCGGCTGGGACGGCGGTACCGGCACCACCGCCTACGCCGACCCGGAGAACCGGCTCACCGGAGTCCTGCTCACCCAGGTCGGGATGTCCACCCCGGACTCACCGCGGCTCATCCACGACTTCTGGAACACGCTCTACCAGGCCATCGACGACTGA
- a CDS encoding alpha/beta hydrolase produces the protein MNRTSTGRGFLLLHGWQNRRPAGHWQHWLAGRLTELGHAVDYPQLPAPDRPDPERWLSELRTRLDGPRAERYTVVCHSLACLLWLRAAARDAVPVPVDQVLLVAPPSSGFLEQNPEIAGFAAPEVTPAQLAAAAGYTRLVAGDDDPCCPEGAAAAYAAPLGLPVDVLSGGGHLGMDAGYGAWPSLLDWCLDPAADAPIRHA, from the coding sequence ATGAACCGGACTTCGACCGGGCGGGGCTTCCTGCTGCTGCACGGATGGCAGAACCGCCGCCCCGCCGGACACTGGCAGCACTGGCTGGCCGGCCGGCTCACCGAGCTGGGGCACGCGGTCGACTACCCCCAACTCCCCGCTCCGGACCGGCCCGATCCGGAGCGCTGGCTGTCCGAACTGCGCACCCGGCTGGACGGGCCGCGCGCGGAGCGGTACACCGTCGTCTGCCACAGCCTGGCCTGCCTGCTGTGGCTGCGCGCGGCGGCCCGCGACGCCGTACCGGTCCCCGTCGACCAGGTGCTCCTCGTCGCCCCGCCGTCCTCGGGCTTCCTGGAACAGAACCCGGAGATCGCGGGATTCGCCGCTCCCGAGGTGACGCCCGCACAACTCGCGGCGGCCGCCGGGTACACGCGGCTCGTCGCCGGGGACGACGATCCCTGCTGCCCGGAAGGCGCGGCGGCCGCGTACGCGGCGCCCCTCGGCCTGCCGGTCGACGTCCTGTCGGGCGGCGGCCACCTGGGCATGGACGCGGGCTACGGAGCCTGGCCGTCGCTCCTCGACTGGTGTCTCGATCCGGCGGCCGACGCCCCGATCCGGCACGCCTGA
- a CDS encoding MerR family transcriptional regulator, whose translation MAGGLTIGQAAAFVGVTIKTVRHYHRLGLVAEPGRDRSGYRRYGSADLLRMVQVRTLAGAGVPLAEIGDLLDADPERFAAALDDVRRRLTERIEDLTGRRDTLHRLAHGNRVLLPDRACAVLDRLADLGFGPDYVAGQREALVLARALVPEVFDSFLARLEHSLDDPEHVELTKRGWEARSWDPDDPRIEELASALTGKLLTHRALLEMPAGFRNHSDAASRYGVVNHHREDQAPSIARLNTLVEANLRAAGIAVPRQ comes from the coding sequence ATGGCGGGCGGGCTCACGATCGGTCAGGCGGCGGCGTTCGTCGGCGTCACGATCAAGACGGTGCGGCACTACCACCGGCTCGGCCTGGTCGCCGAGCCGGGCCGCGACCGTTCCGGCTACCGGCGATACGGGTCCGCCGACCTGCTCCGGATGGTCCAGGTCCGGACCCTGGCCGGAGCCGGCGTGCCGCTGGCCGAGATCGGTGACCTGCTCGATGCCGATCCCGAGCGGTTCGCCGCCGCCCTGGACGACGTCCGCCGACGGCTCACCGAACGGATCGAGGACCTGACCGGGCGCCGCGACACGCTGCACCGGCTCGCCCACGGCAACCGGGTCCTGCTGCCCGACCGGGCCTGCGCGGTCTTGGACCGACTCGCCGATCTCGGCTTCGGTCCCGACTACGTGGCCGGCCAACGGGAGGCCCTGGTCCTGGCCCGGGCGCTGGTTCCGGAGGTCTTCGACAGCTTCCTGGCCCGGCTCGAACACTCCCTCGACGACCCGGAGCACGTCGAGCTGACCAAGCGCGGCTGGGAGGCGCGGTCCTGGGATCCGGACGACCCGCGGATCGAGGAGCTGGCGTCCGCGCTGACCGGCAAGCTGCTGACGCACCGCGCGCTGCTGGAGATGCCGGCAGGGTTTCGGAACCACTCCGACGCCGCCTCGCGGTACGGAGTGGTCAACCACCACCGGGAGGACCAGGCACCGTCCATCGCCCGGTTGAACACGCTGGTCGAGGCGAACCTGCGCGCCGCCGGCATCGCCGTCCCGCGTCAGTGA
- a CDS encoding LysR family transcriptional regulator: MEQVRNAFTVDLRRLAVLRELDRRGSLARTAEALRLTPSAVSQQVAALSREVGVALIEREGRGVRLTGQARVLLEHAATIAAQWERARADLAAWQEGRRGAVTIGAFSSAITGLLPAALRRLSEHHPDVRVMVVEGEPPDLFTRLDGGEVDIAVAVDFAAAPPHTDRRYSRVDLLADTLDLALPLGHPCAGQEHVSLRDLAADPWIAGDPGSCCGAITRSLCAANGFTPDIRHAVNDWTSLAALVEAGMGVALVPRLVQPLHRPGLVLRSPAGPAPTRHVFAAVRAGSDDDPVLTSVLEHLRAAAAG, encoded by the coding sequence ATGGAACAGGTAAGGAACGCCTTCACCGTCGACCTGCGCAGATTGGCTGTGCTGCGGGAGCTGGACCGCCGCGGCAGTCTGGCGCGTACGGCTGAGGCCCTGCGGCTGACGCCGTCCGCCGTCTCGCAGCAGGTGGCCGCCCTGTCCCGGGAGGTCGGCGTCGCGCTGATCGAGCGCGAGGGGCGCGGGGTCCGGCTGACCGGCCAGGCACGCGTGCTGCTGGAGCACGCCGCCACGATCGCCGCGCAGTGGGAACGGGCGCGCGCCGATCTCGCCGCCTGGCAGGAGGGCCGGCGCGGAGCCGTGACGATCGGCGCCTTCTCCAGCGCCATCACCGGGCTGCTGCCGGCCGCGCTGCGCCGGTTGTCCGAGCACCACCCGGACGTCCGCGTCATGGTCGTCGAGGGGGAGCCGCCGGACCTCTTCACCCGTCTCGACGGCGGAGAGGTGGACATCGCCGTGGCCGTGGACTTCGCCGCAGCGCCGCCGCACACCGACCGCCGCTACAGCCGGGTCGACCTGCTGGCCGACACCCTGGACCTGGCCCTTCCCCTGGGCCACCCGTGCGCGGGCCAGGAGCACGTGTCGCTACGGGACCTCGCGGCCGATCCCTGGATCGCAGGTGATCCCGGCAGCTGCTGCGGGGCGATCACCCGGTCCCTGTGCGCCGCGAACGGCTTCACCCCCGACATCCGCCACGCCGTCAACGACTGGACCTCGCTCGCCGCCCTCGTCGAGGCGGGCATGGGCGTCGCGCTCGTCCCGAGACTCGTCCAGCCGCTCCACCGCCCCGGCCTCGTCCTGCGCTCGCCCGCCGGCCCGGCGCCCACCCGGCACGTGTTCGCGGCCGTCCGCGCCGGATCCGACGACGACCCGGTCCTGACCTCCGTCCTGGAGCACCTGCGGGCAGCGGCCGCCGGATGA
- a CDS encoding alpha/beta fold hydrolase — translation MTTELIPVAGGSRIWAEKAGDGPPLVLLHGSVHDSRLWNGVFAALARHHTVVRYDARGHGRSTLPTAPFRYEDDLLAVLDRFDFRTAGLVGLSMGGEVALDFTLEHPERVRSLTLIAASAGGHAWPRSPETDAYAAACRGSAGGRIAELELALWASLGDRAPGFEVIEPMVRENAETGVAAEKGHALDPAEAAVDRLDRIEVPTTVVVGDHDHPEIGVIAGRLADGIPGARLEVVADADHYLPLRAPGPLLQLLLRSGEFADHRGARSNE, via the coding sequence ATGACGACCGAGTTGATCCCCGTCGCCGGGGGAAGCCGCATCTGGGCCGAGAAGGCGGGGGACGGCCCGCCGCTCGTCCTGCTCCACGGATCGGTTCACGACAGCCGCCTGTGGAACGGTGTCTTCGCCGCGCTGGCACGGCACCACACCGTGGTTCGTTACGACGCCAGGGGGCATGGGCGCTCGACGCTTCCGACCGCGCCGTTCCGCTACGAGGACGACCTGTTGGCGGTCCTGGACCGGTTCGACTTCCGGACCGCGGGTCTCGTCGGCCTGAGCATGGGAGGCGAGGTCGCGCTCGATTTCACCCTGGAACACCCCGAGCGGGTCCGGTCGCTGACGCTGATCGCGGCGTCCGCCGGCGGGCACGCGTGGCCCCGGAGTCCTGAGACGGATGCGTACGCTGCGGCGTGTCGTGGATCGGCCGGCGGCCGCATCGCGGAGCTGGAGCTCGCGCTCTGGGCGAGTCTGGGCGACCGGGCCCCGGGCTTCGAGGTCATCGAGCCCATGGTGCGGGAGAACGCCGAAACCGGAGTCGCCGCCGAGAAGGGACACGCGCTCGACCCGGCCGAGGCCGCTGTCGACCGTCTGGACCGGATCGAGGTGCCGACGACGGTGGTCGTCGGCGATCACGACCACCCGGAGATCGGCGTCATCGCCGGGCGTCTCGCCGACGGCATCCCCGGCGCACGGCTGGAGGTGGTCGCCGATGCCGATCACTACCTGCCGCTGCGGGCTCCCGGGCCGCTTCTCCAACTCCTCCTCCGTTCCGGGGAGTTCGCGGACCATCGCGGGGCTCGTTCGAACGAATGA
- a CDS encoding serine hydrolase domain-containing protein, with protein MNPTHVRLRRAGAAAVAVGLLIAPVAAGSAYGATAPAPSTSAAPSPDADTGFVELTPAVAAQLDAAVRQVMRDTKVPGVTVGLWAPGKGSYVKAFGVADKATGAPMKTDLHVRIGSETKTFTVTALLQLVDQGKVGLDDPIGTYIPGVPNGDLITLRELAGMRSGLFNYSEDADFIKKLQADPEQSIAPRQLLDYSFKHPVQFAPGAEFDYSNTNLVLLGLVIEKITGRPLHEVIKQDVLEPAGLRSTVFPTSAALPEPYAHGYTDQTASGKTVDSTHWNPSWAFAAGAMISDLEDLRSWARTLATGTLLKPATQAERLKTTPMNIPGDGYGLGIFNIQGWIGHNGSIPGYEVLPVYLPEAQATMVILLNTDSQTDGQEPSTLFGEAVTGIVTPGHVYPGHEPLATKTD; from the coding sequence GTGAATCCAACCCACGTCCGGCTGCGCCGGGCCGGCGCGGCCGCCGTCGCGGTCGGCCTGCTCATCGCCCCGGTGGCCGCGGGCTCCGCGTACGGAGCCACCGCACCCGCCCCGTCCACTTCCGCCGCCCCGTCCCCGGACGCCGATACGGGCTTCGTGGAGCTCACGCCCGCCGTCGCGGCGCAACTGGACGCGGCCGTGCGCCAGGTCATGCGCGATACGAAGGTGCCGGGCGTGACCGTCGGGCTGTGGGCCCCCGGCAAGGGCAGCTACGTGAAGGCCTTCGGCGTCGCGGACAAGGCGACCGGCGCGCCGATGAAGACGGACCTCCACGTCCGCATCGGCAGCGAGACCAAGACGTTCACGGTCACCGCCCTCCTCCAACTGGTCGATCAGGGGAAGGTCGGCCTGGACGACCCGATCGGCACGTACATCCCGGGCGTTCCGAACGGGGACCTCATCACCCTGCGCGAACTGGCGGGCATGCGCAGCGGGCTCTTCAACTACAGCGAAGACGCGGACTTCATCAAGAAGCTCCAAGCCGATCCGGAACAGAGCATCGCGCCGCGGCAGTTGCTCGACTACTCCTTCAAGCACCCGGTGCAGTTCGCGCCCGGCGCGGAGTTCGACTACTCCAACACCAACCTGGTCCTGCTCGGCCTGGTGATCGAGAAGATCACCGGCAGGCCGCTCCACGAGGTCATCAAGCAGGACGTCCTGGAACCGGCGGGCCTGCGCAGCACCGTCTTCCCCACCAGCGCCGCCCTGCCGGAACCGTACGCGCACGGCTACACGGACCAGACGGCCTCGGGCAAGACCGTGGACTCGACCCACTGGAACCCCTCCTGGGCCTTCGCCGCCGGAGCGATGATCTCCGACCTGGAGGACCTGCGCAGCTGGGCGCGCACCCTCGCCACCGGGACGCTGCTCAAGCCCGCGACCCAGGCCGAACGGCTGAAGACCACCCCGATGAACATCCCGGGCGACGGCTACGGGCTGGGCATCTTCAACATCCAGGGCTGGATCGGCCACAACGGCTCGATCCCCGGGTACGAGGTCCTGCCCGTCTACCTGCCCGAGGCACAGGCGACGATGGTCATCCTCCTCAACACCGACAGCCAGACCGACGGCCAGGAGCCCAGCACGCTCTTCGGCGAGGCGGTCACCGGCATCGTGACCCCCGGCCACGTCTACCCCGGCCACGAACCCCTCGCCACCAAAACCGACTGA
- the helR gene encoding RNA polymerase recycling motor ATPase HelR translates to MTTVTTSAFDLPDHLSPKADPALTGRDEQHFAAISESLEQSIAELSDRLEATRKAPGGVGREAMDRDAEIHRLSSRLRTLRRFGLDLCLGHIVPADDSEPVYIGRLGLTDSTGRRLLLDWRSPAAEPFFAATHAKPMGMASRRRYRWTRGRISDYWDEVFTADGLEGHAALDDQSAFIASLGGNRSARMRDVLATIQADQDAVIRAGSRGALVVDGGPGTGKTVVALHRAAHLLYADPRLGHRKGGVLFVGPHQPYLAYVADVLPSLGEEGVQTCTLRDLVAEGAGAVIESDPDVARLKSSAGLVRAIEAAVALYEEPPTEGITVSSHWTDIWLGPEDWAAAFEAVEPGTPHNEARDQVREELLAILMDRDDSGVSPQLLRRSLLQDRELITTLNRAWPMLEAADLVGDLWSVPAYLRKCAPWLAPDEVRALRRADAQAWTVSDLPLLDAARQRLGDPEASRRKRRHEAAVAAERARRADVIDRLLQDTQITEDEGAMGMLQGRDMQDALIDESALPGGEPDLLAGPFAHVIVDEAQELTDAEWQMLLLRCPSRSFTIVGDRAQARHGFTESWHERLERVGLDRIEVASLGINYRTPEEVMAEAELVIRAALPDANVPTSIRSSGIPVAYGSTADLEPVLDGWLAAHAEGVACVISSDGAGGGKLPETSRVRSLTPELTKGLEFDLVVLIDPETFGEGIEGAVDRYVAMTRATQRLVVLTSP, encoded by the coding sequence ATGACCACCGTGACCACCAGTGCGTTCGACCTTCCCGACCACCTCTCCCCCAAGGCCGACCCGGCCCTGACCGGCCGGGACGAGCAGCATTTCGCCGCCATCTCCGAGAGCCTCGAACAGTCCATCGCCGAACTGTCCGACCGGCTCGAGGCCACGCGCAAGGCGCCCGGCGGCGTCGGCCGGGAGGCGATGGACCGCGACGCGGAGATCCACCGCCTGAGCAGTCGCCTGCGCACCCTGCGCCGCTTCGGCCTGGACCTGTGCCTGGGGCACATCGTCCCGGCGGACGACTCCGAGCCCGTCTACATCGGCCGCCTCGGACTCACCGACAGCACGGGGCGCCGGCTGCTGCTCGACTGGCGCTCCCCCGCCGCCGAGCCGTTCTTCGCGGCGACGCACGCCAAGCCGATGGGCATGGCGAGCCGCCGCAGGTACCGCTGGACGCGCGGCCGGATCAGCGACTACTGGGACGAGGTGTTCACCGCCGACGGGCTCGAGGGGCACGCGGCGCTCGACGACCAGTCCGCGTTCATCGCCAGCCTGGGCGGCAACCGGTCGGCCCGCATGCGCGACGTGCTCGCCACCATCCAGGCCGATCAGGACGCGGTCATCCGCGCCGGGTCCCGCGGCGCCCTCGTCGTCGACGGCGGTCCGGGCACGGGCAAGACCGTCGTCGCCCTGCACCGCGCCGCCCATCTCCTCTACGCGGACCCGCGCCTCGGCCACCGCAAGGGCGGCGTGCTGTTCGTCGGTCCGCACCAGCCCTACCTGGCGTACGTCGCCGACGTGCTGCCGAGCCTCGGCGAGGAGGGCGTGCAGACCTGCACCCTGCGCGACCTCGTCGCGGAGGGGGCCGGCGCGGTGATCGAGAGCGATCCGGACGTGGCGCGGCTGAAGTCCTCCGCCGGCCTGGTACGGGCGATCGAGGCGGCCGTCGCCCTCTATGAGGAGCCGCCCACCGAGGGGATCACGGTCTCCAGCCACTGGACCGACATCTGGCTCGGCCCCGAAGACTGGGCGGCGGCGTTCGAGGCGGTGGAACCGGGCACTCCGCACAACGAGGCGCGCGACCAGGTCCGGGAGGAGCTGCTCGCGATCCTGATGGACAGGGACGACAGCGGCGTCTCGCCCCAGCTGCTGCGGAGGTCCCTGCTGCAGGACCGGGAGCTGATCACGACGCTCAACCGCGCGTGGCCGATGCTGGAGGCGGCCGACCTCGTCGGAGATCTGTGGTCGGTGCCCGCCTACCTGCGCAAGTGCGCTCCCTGGCTCGCCCCCGACGAGGTCCGCGCGCTGCGGCGCGCGGACGCGCAGGCCTGGACGGTGTCGGACCTGCCGCTCCTGGACGCGGCACGGCAGCGGCTCGGCGACCCGGAGGCGTCACGGCGCAAGCGTCGGCACGAAGCCGCCGTCGCCGCCGAGCGGGCGCGCAGGGCCGACGTCATCGACCGCCTGCTCCAGGACACCCAGATCACCGAGGACGAGGGCGCGATGGGGATGCTGCAGGGGAGGGACATGCAGGACGCCCTGATCGACGAGAGCGCGCTGCCCGGCGGCGAACCGGACCTGCTCGCGGGCCCGTTCGCCCACGTCATCGTGGACGAGGCCCAGGAACTGACCGACGCCGAGTGGCAGATGCTCCTGCTGCGCTGCCCGTCGCGGAGCTTCACCATCGTCGGCGACCGCGCGCAGGCCCGGCACGGGTTCACGGAGTCGTGGCACGAACGCCTGGAGCGGGTCGGGCTCGACCGGATCGAGGTGGCCTCGCTCGGCATCAACTACCGCACGCCCGAAGAGGTGATGGCGGAGGCCGAGCTGGTGATCCGCGCCGCGCTCCCGGACGCCAACGTACCGACGTCCATCCGCAGCAGCGGCATCCCCGTCGCGTACGGGTCGACCGCGGACCTGGAGCCCGTCCTCGACGGGTGGCTCGCCGCCCATGCGGAGGGGGTCGCCTGCGTGATCAGCAGCGACGGCGCCGGGGGCGGGAAGCTCCCGGAGACCTCACGCGTCCGGTCACTGACGCCGGAGCTGACGAAGGGGCTCGAGTTCGACCTGGTCGTCCTGATCGACCCGGAGACCTTCGGCGAGGGCATCGAGGGAGCCGTCGACCGCTACGTCGCGATGACCCGCGCGACCCAGCGGCTCGTCGTCCTCACGAGCCCCTGA